One Kazachstania africana CBS 2517 chromosome 5, complete genome DNA window includes the following coding sequences:
- the KAFR0E03480 gene encoding pleiotropic drug resistance family ABC transporter — protein MANSISESKTSFESKTSFESSISNTVASTINDSESHPYVGFDNNAEERIRELARTLTRASTNYSAAQNGTDNLDLATVLTSATTHSIFGKNDPVSPNFEDTDAVGYDPRLDPDNDMFESKAWVQNVANLATADPEYYKPYSLGCTWKNLSASGDSSDVSYQSTFGNMPFKLLTQLVRLCLPKKESDTFKILKPMDGCIKPGELLVVLGRPGSGCTTLLKSISSNTHGFNISKDSTISYEGITPKELKKHYRGEVVYNAEADIHLPHLTVSQTLLTVARLKTPQNRFKGVARETFAKHMTDVAMATYGLLHTRNTKVGDDLVRGVSGGERKRVSIAEVWVCGSKFQCWDNATRGLDAATALEFVRALKTQAEIANAAATVAIYQCSQDAYDLFDKVCVLYEGYQIYFGSSQRAKQYFVDMGYICPDRQTTADFLTSITSPAERVVNEKFISQGKTVPQTPKEMNDYWMESSNYKELMTEIDATLLEDNSQNTSTVKAAHIAQQSKKSRPTSPYVVNYGMQIKYLLIRNVWRMKNSPSITFFQVLGNSGMAFIIGSMYYKAIRGVGTETFYYRGAAMFFAILFNAFSSLLEIFKLYEARPVTEKHRTYALYHPSADAFASIISEIPPKIVTAICFNIILYFLVNFRRDAGAFFFYFLISVTAVFAMSHIFRCVGSLTKTLQEGMVPASVMLLALGMYAGFVIPKTKIHAWSKWIWYINPLAYLFEALMINEFHGIWYECGEYIPSGDYYSNVTGTQRVCGVVGSKPGYDSVLGDDYLSMSYDYDHKHKWRSFGIGLGYVVFFFILYLILCEYNQGAKQKGEILVFPQNIVRRMHKQNKSVRQTTKDGSTKDLENNQEKDGSSVQDSALIEDSDRADSKRLSLESKNASNEKENEEGLFKSEAIFHWRDLCYDVQIKSETRRILNNVDGWVKPGTLTALMGASGAGKTTLLDCLAERVTMGVITGNIFVDGRLRDESFPRSIGYCQQQDLHLKTATVRESLRFSAYLRQPASVTKEEKDRYIEQVIKILEMETYADAVVGVPGEGLNVEQGKRLTIGVELAAKPKLLVFLDEPTSGLDSQTAWSTCQLMRKLANHGQAILCTIHQPSAILMQEFDRLLFLQKGGKTVYFGDLGKGCKTMIEYFEKHGAQACPPDANPAEWMLEVIGAAPGSHALQDYHEVWMNSEEYKAVHRELDRLEKELPLKTKTADSEEKKDFATPIPFQFKLVCLRLAQQYWRSPDYLWSKFILTILCQLFIGFTFFKADHSLQGLQNQMLSIFMFSVILQPLIQQYLPSYVQQRDLYEARERPSRTFSWVSFFLAQIVVEVPWNMLAGTLSYFLYYYAVGFYNNASEAGQLHERGALFWLFTTAYFVYIGSLAIMAISFLQVEDNAAHLDNLLFTMALSFCGVMVPSKAMPRFWIFMYRVSPLTYFIDACLSTGIANVEIECADYEYVSLTPPNNMTCGDYMQEYITYRGTGYLADPMATDTCQFCKYSKTNDYLLTVGSAYYRRWRNFGIFICFIVFNYVVGTFLYWLARVPKSEHNIFRRLKERFFTH, from the coding sequence ATGGCAAATTCGATTTCTGAATCTAAAACTTCCTTTGAATCTAAAACTTCCTTtgaatcttcaatttccaaTACTGTCGCTTCCACTATCAATGATAGCGAGTCGCATCCTTATGTCGGGTTTGACAATAATGCAGAAGAACGCATCAGAGAACTAGCTAGAACATTGACTCGAGCTAGTACAAATTATTCAGCTGCACAAAATGGCACTGACAACCTCGACTTAGCCACCGTTTTAACTAGCGCAACTACACACTctatttttggaaaaaatgATCCTGTTTCTCCAAACTTTGAAGATACTGATGCTGTAGGCTACGATCCTAGGCTTGATCCAGATAATGATATGTTCGAAAGTAAAGCGTGGGTTCAAAACGTCGCTAATTTAGCAACCGCCGATCCTGAGTACTATAAACCGTATTCGTTAGGTTGCACCTGGAAGAATTTATCTGCGTCTGGGGATTCTTCTGATGTTTCCTACCAGTCAACATTTGGTAATATGCCGTTCAAGCTACTAACGCAATTGGTTCGTCTCTGTCTTCCAAAGAAGGAGTCTGATAcattcaagattttgaaacctATGGATGGCTGCATCAAGCCCGGCGAGCTACTGGTTGTTCTTGGTAGACCAGGTTCCGGCTGTACTACACTGTTGAAGTCAATATCATCCAACACTCATGgtttcaatatttcaaaagacTCCACTATTTCTTACGAGGGAATTACTCCAAAGGagttgaagaaacattATAGAGGTGAGGTAGTTTACAACGCAGAAGCTGATATTCATTTACCTCATCTAACTGTCTCACAAACTTTGTTAACTGTTGCAAGGTTAAAAACCCCTCAAAATAGATTCAAGGGTGTTGCAAGAGAAACATTTGCTAAGCACATGACAGACGTCGCAATGGCAACTTACGGTTTATTACATACCAGAAATACTAAGGTCGGTGATGATCTCGTAAGAGGTGTCTCTGGTggtgaaagaaaaagggTGTCAATTGCTGAAGTATGGGTCTGTGGATCTAAATTCCAATGTTGGGATAATGCCACGAGAGGTTTAGACGCCGCTACTGCATTAGAGTTTGTACGCGCTTTAAAGACACAAGCCGAAATAGCTAACGCAGCAGCCACAGTTGCTATTTATCAATGTTCCCAAGATGCATATGATTTGTTTGATAAAGTATGTGTCTTATATGAGGGATATCAAATCTATTTCGGTTCTTCACAAAGGGCCAAGCAATACTTCGTTGATATGGGATACATCTGTCCCGATCGTCAAACTACTGCTGACTTTCTAACTTCTATCACAAGTCCAGCAGAAAGAGTTgtaaatgaaaagtttatAAGTCAAGGTAAGACTGTTCCACAAACCCCCAAAGAAATGAATGATTACTGGATGGAGTCTTCAAATTACAAGGAATTGATGACTGAAATTGATGCTACCCTACTTGAGGACAACTCGCAGAATACTTCCACAGTGAAAGCAGCACACATAGCGCAACAATCTAAAAAATCTAGACCAACTTCTCCATATGTTGTGAATTACGGCATGCAAATCAAATACTTATTGATAAGAAACGTTTGgagaatgaaaaatagTCCTAGTATCACTTTTTTCCAGGTTCTTGGTAATTCTGGTATGGCTTTTATTATTGGTTCAATGTATTACAAGGCAATAAGAGGTGTAGGTACAGAAACATTTTATTATCGTGGTGCTGCAATGTTTTTTgctattttattcaatgcATTTTCCTCTTTGCTGGAGATCTTCAAACTATACGAAGCTAGACCAGTAACAGAGAAACATAGAACATACGCCCTTTATCATCCTAGTGCTGATGCTTTCGCATCAATTATCTCAGAAATTCCTCCCAAAATTGTAACCGCTATTTGTTTCAACataattctttattttttggtgAACTTTCGTCGTGACGCAGGTGCctttttcttctacttCCTAATAAGTGTAACAGCGGTCTTCGCAATGTCACATATATTCCGTTGTGTCGGTTCCTTAACAAAGACTCTTCAGGAAGGTATGGTTCCCGCTTCTGTAATGCTGTTAGCTTTGGGAATGTATGCTGGATTTGTTATTCCCAAAACTAAAATTCATGCCTGGTCTAAGTGGATATGGTACATCAATCCGCTAGCCTATTTGTTTGAAGCCCTTATGATAAATGAATTTCATGGTATATGGTATGAATGTGGAGAATATATCCCCTCTGGAGACTATTACAGTAATGTTACAGGTACGCAGCGGGTTTGTGGGGTAGTGGGGTCGAAACCGGGGTATGATTCTGTCCTAGGAGATGATTATCTTAGTATGAGCTATGACTATGATCACAAACACAAATGGAGAAGTTTTGGGATTGGTCTTGGTTACGTtgtattctttttcatattgTATCTGATTCTTTGTGAATACAACCAAGGAGCTAAACAGAAAGGTGAAATATTGGTATTCCCACAGAATATTGTTCGTAGAATGCACAAGCAAAATAAATCAGTCAGACAAACTACTAAAGACGGCTCTACCAAAGATTTGGAAAACAATCAGGAAAAAGACGGTAGCTCTGTCCAGGATTCGGCTCTTATTGAAGATAGCGATAGAGCGGATAGTAAAAGACTTTCGTTGGAGTCTAAGAATGCATCTAACGAAAAGGAAAACGAAGAAGGCTTATTCAAGTCTGAGGCCATTTTCCATTGGAGAGATCTTTGTTATGATGTACAGATTAAGAGTGAAACAAGACGTATTTTGAATAACGTAGATGGTTGGGTCAAGCCCGGTACGTTAACCGCCTTAATGGGTGCCTCTGGTGCTGGTAAGACTACATTGTTAGATTGTCTTGCCGAGAGAGTCACAATGGGTGTGATTACTGGTAATATTTTTGTGGATGGACGTCTACGTGACGAGTCGTTCCCCAGGTCCATTGGCTACTGCCAGCAACAGGATTTACATTTGAAGACTGCTACTGTTAGAGAGTCATTAAGGTTTTCGGCTTATTTACGTCAACCAGCGTCCGTGacaaaagaggaaaaggaCCGTTACATCGAACAAGTTATCAAGATTCTGGAAATGGAGACGTATGCAGACGCAGTTGTTGGTGTTCCGGGAGAGGGTTTGAATGTCGAACAGGGAAAGAGATTGACTATTGGTGTTGAACTTGCTGCTAAGCCAAAACTGCTAGTTTTCCTAGATGAACCGACATCTGGTTTGGATTCACAAACAGCATGGTCTACATGTCAATTGATGAGAAAACTCGCCAACCATGGTCAGGCCATTCTCTGTACTATCCATCAACCTTCTGCTATTTTGATGCAAGAATTTGACCGTCTGTTATTTTTACAAAAGGGTGGCAAGACTGTTTATTTTGGAGATCTAGGTAAGGGCTGTAAGACAATGATTGAGTACTTCGAAAAGCATGGAGCACAAGCATGTCCACCGGATGCCAATCCAGCTGAGTGGATGTTAGAGGTAATTGGTGCAGCACCGGGCTCTCACGCATTACAGGATTATCATGAAGTCTGGATGAATTcagaagaatataaagCGGTCCATAGGGAATTAGATCGTTTGGAGAAAGAATTACCATTGAAAACCAAAACGGCGGACTCggaagagaaaaaagacTTTGCTACGCCAATACCCTTCCAGTTCAAGTTAGTCTGTCTTCGTCTGGCTCAGCAATATTGGAGATCACCGGATTATCTATGGTCAAAATTCATATTAACTATACTTTGCCAACTTTTTATTGGGTTCACTTTTTTTAAGGCAGATCACTCTCTACAAGGCTTGCAAAATCAAATGCTATCTATATTTATGTTTTCTGTTATACTGCAACCATTGATCCAACAATACTTGCCATCTTACGTGCAACAAAGAGATTTGTATGAAGCCAGAGAGCGTCCATCGAGAACCTTTTCTTGGGTATCATTTTTCCTGGCACAAATAGTCGTGGAAGTTCCATGGAATATGTTAGCCGGTACTCTATCATATTTCCTCTATTACTATGCTGTAGGATTCTACAACAACGCATCAGAGGCAGGTCAACTACATGAAAGAGGTGCACTGTTTTGGTTATTTACAACCGCCTATTTTGTTTACATCGGTTCTCTGGCAATCATGGCAATATCGTTTTTACAAGTTGAAGATAACGCTGCACATTTGGATAATCTACTATTTACAATGGCATTATCGTTTTGCGGCGTTATGGTACCCTCAAAAGCTATGCCAAGATTTTGGATATTCATGTATAGGGTTTCTCCCTTGACCTACTTTATTGACGCTTGTTTATCAACGGGTATTGCTAATGTTGAAATAGAATGCGCAGATTATGAATATGTTAGTTTAACTCCTCCAAATAACATGACATGTGGTGATTATATGCAGGAGTACATTACATACCGGGGTACAGGCTATCTAGCAGACCCCATGGCGACAGATACATGccaattttgtaaatactCCAAGACAAACGATTATTTGCTGACAGTCGGTTCGGCATATTACAGGAGATGGAGAAATTTCGGTATTTTCATCTGTTTCATCGTTTTTAATTATGTCGTAGGAACATTTTTATACTGGTTAGCAAGAGTCCCAAAATCTGAGcataatattttcagaaGATTGAAAGAGCGCTTCTTCACGCATTAG
- the MRP20 gene encoding mitochondrial 54S ribosomal protein uL23m (similar to Saccharomyces cerevisiae MRP20 (YDR405W); ancestral locus Anc_5.498), with the protein MPRVGSHVTNFSSKILELTRASINKGKEEGDHLVEHFRRGGVKLFFPKARVILLRPNAKHSPYQAKFIVPKSFNKLDLKDYLFHLYGLRALNVTTQLLHAKYHRLTPNSGRFRGPQIKKMTIDMEQPFIWPEEPKEGELDTWNGKFVEELEKFREETQISVGSDVNKPMKAFDGVLGKYGLGAQPFIPRFLKNELENKRDKSQRTIAHLEQLRNINKFICRTIK; encoded by the coding sequence ATGCCGAGAGTTGGGTCTCACGTCACAAATTTCTCGAGCAAGATTCTTGAATTGACGAGAGCGAGCATTAACAAAGGCAAAGAAGAAGGGGATCATTTGGTGGAGCATTTCAGAAGAGGAGGTGTTAAATTATTCTTCCCTAAGGCAAGAGTGATATTACTACGACCCAATGCCAAGCATTCACCCTATCAAGCAAAGTTTATTGTGCCCAAATCGTTTAATAAGCTAGATTTAAAGGATTACTTATTTCATCTTTACGGATTACGCGCATTGAATGTCACTACTCAGTTGTTACACGCTAAATATCACAGACTGACCCCCAATAGTGGTAGATTTAGGGGCCCACAGATCAAGAAGATGACGATCGACATGGAGCAACCATTCATCTGGCCGGAAGAACCGAAAGAAGGCGAACTAGATACATGGAATGGTAAATTTGTAGAGGAACTTGAGAAATTCAGGGAAGAAACTCAGATTAGTGTAGGCTCCGATGTGAATAAGCCTATGAAGGCATTTGACGGTGTCCTGGGGAAGTATGGTCTCGGGGCACAACCGTTCATCCCCAGATTTTTAAagaatgaattagaaaacaaGAGAGATAAGTCGCAAAGAACTATTGCACACCTTGAACAATTACGGAATATCAACAAGTTCATATGTCGTACGATCAAGTAG
- the RPB7 gene encoding DNA-directed RNA polymerase II subunit RPB7 (similar to Saccharomyces cerevisiae RPB7 (YDR404C); ancestral locus Anc_5.495) — protein MFFIKDLSLNITLHPSFFGPRMKQYLKTKLLQEVEGSCTGKFGYILCVLNYDQIEIERGRILPTDGSAEFKVKYRAVVFKPFKGEVVDGTVVSCSQHGFEVQVGPMKVFVTKHLMPQDLTFNAGSNPPSYQSSEDVITIKSRIRVKIEGCISQVSSIHAIGSIKEDYLGAI, from the coding sequence ATGTTCTTCATTAAAGATCTCTCGCTAAATATTACGTTGCATCCATCGTTTTTTGGACCTCGAATGAAGCAATATCTGAAAACAAAATTGCTACAAGAAGTGGAAGGTTCATGTACAGGTAAATTTGGATATATTCTATGTGTTTTGAATTACGATCAGATTGAGATTGAACGTGGTAGAATATTGCCAACTGATGGTTCCGCAGAATTCAAAGTCAAATACAGAGCGGTCGTATTCAAACCATTCAAAGGTGAAGTTGTAGATGGTACCGTCGTATCGTGCTCTCAACATGGTTTCGAGGTTCAAGTTGGCCCAATGAAAGTCTTTGTTACCAAGCACTTAATGCCACAGGATTTGACGTTTAATGCTGGTTCAAATCCACCTTCTTACCAAAGTTCGGAAGACGTTATCACAATAAAGAGTAGAATTAGAGTGAAAATTGAAGGTTGTATAAGTCAAGTTAGTTCTATTCATGCCATTGGTAGTATTAAGGAAGATTATCTGGGTGCTATTTAG
- the DIT1 gene encoding Dit1p (similar to Saccharomyces cerevisiae DIT1 (YDR403W); ancestral locus Anc_5.494), which produces MTLTEKTPQVVETDKVSNFPQNVPIPHQKDKDMSTYSKFLAIYTRHPETQEIYCIEEKQGCKFEENWEDFKKFLTTEKFSYSSQTTKIKEYVVDANSSKIFSETIELPFKISEYKRDGENQIRGCVTTIEDENDFNDWFVFHILDQSRMHNHEKSIDVEVAKVKYHEIFTDYFASNLKNTIVGDEWEKGGRDYFIDRVKYFTDRYLRIECILPAFPCKSSNQNKVNGTMPDKGEELALRRLIKATTEVSKVYPPGMKVWIVSDGHVFSDCIGVDDDIVSTYTGQLHTLYETIKSDDSDPIGFCGLNDLFFTGLAADLFDPNWVSDLKLPHYTGTKICSVSELSRQILMKGCDTDDGRLKTEINIPGHPRLYLYRGFSKFMAEDLSLLPYFSGCSRKGFKKTVSKIAFNMIRRNDAYSNLVELVFPNYVRISIHAHTNKGPKYGIKVISTNQCRTVKSLEDINAEPTFEDLLHIPTPWHNCVVKVENSSDGNIEFFLTKSKIVKDGLESGKFQGAWKETCIENGEGGYYSIVK; this is translated from the coding sequence ATGACGTTAACCGAGAAAACACCACAGGTTGTAGAGACTGATAAGGTCTCTAACTTTCCTCAAAATGTACCTATTCCTCACCAAAAGGACAAGGATATGTCAACGTACAGCAAATTTTTGGCTATATATACTAGACATCCTGAGACTCAAGAAATTTACTGCATCGAGGAAAAGCAAGGTTGTAAGTTTGAGGAAAACTGGgaagatttcaagaaatttctcACAACGGAAAAATTTAGTTATTCTTCACAAACTActaaaatcaaagaatatgTAGTTGACGCTAATAGTTCTAAGATATTTTCGGAGACTATTGAATTACCTTTTAAGATTTCTGAGTATAAGCGTGACGGTGAGAATCAAATAAGAGGATGCGTCACTACAATTGAAGACgaaaatgatttcaacGACTGGTTTGTTTTTCACATATTAGACCAGTCTCGTATGCATAACCATGAAAAAAGTATTGATGTTGAAGTGGCAAAAGTAAAGTACCATGAGATCTTCACTGATTACTTTGCATCCAACCTGAAAAATACTATTGTTGGTGATGAATGGGAAAAGGGCGGAAGAGATTACTTCATTGATCGTGTTAAGTATTTCACCGATCGCTATTTGAGGATTGAGTGTATCTTGCCTGCATTCCCATGCAAATCATCTAATCAGAACAAAGTGAATGGAACGATGCCAGATAAAGGAGAGGAACTGGCATTAAGAAGGCTGATCAAAGCTACAACAGAGGTCAGCAAAGTGTATCCACCAGGGATGAAAGTTTGGATTGTTAGTGACGGACATGTCTTTTCAGATTGTATTGGTGTAGACGATGACATTGTTTCCACGTATACTGGCCAATTGCATACATTGTACGAAACAATTAAATCTGATGACAGTGACCCAATTGGTTTTTGTGGTTTAAACgatttatttttcactGGTCTTGCAGCTGACCTATTTGATCCAAATTGGGTCTCTGATCTCAAACTACCACATTATACAGGAACCAAAATATGTTCTGTCTCAGAACTCTCACgacaaattttgatgaaggGTTGCGACACAGATGATGGGAGATTGAAAACTGAAATTAACATACCTGGTCATCCGAGGCTATACCTTTATAGAGGCTTTTCCAAATTCATGGCAGAGGATCTATCTTTACTACCATATTTTTCAGGTTGTTCAAGAAAGGGTTTCAAGAAAACTGTTTCAAAGATTGCATTCAATATGATCAGAAGAAATGATGCATACTCTAATTTAGTGGAATTAGTTTTCCCTAATTATGTCAGAATTTCCATTCATGCACATACCAACAAGGGACCAAAATATGGTATCAAAGTTATCTCAACAAACCAATGTCGTACTGTTAAATCCTTGGAGGACATTAACGCAGAGCCGACATTCGAGGATCTTCTACATATTCCAACGCCATGGCATAATTGCGTTGTGAAGGTCGAGAATTCAAGTGATGGTAACatagaattttttttgacaaaGTCAAAAATAGTAAAAGATGGTTTGGAAAGTGGAAAGTTCCAAGGTGCCTGGAAAGAAACATGTATCGAAAATGGTGAAGGGGGTTACTATTCGATAGTGAAGTAG
- the DIT2 gene encoding putative cytochrome P450 (similar to Saccharomyces cerevisiae DIT2 (YDR402C); ancestral locus Anc_5.493) translates to MAFYLGLGLSSLLFVAIFLFKVIIPPFNFPRNIPTIPFYVIFLPSFFNIDQTELYNNYLKKPLERYGAVNIFFGSRWNILVSKPEYLAQIFRDENTFAKSGNQKKIPYSILAAYTGENIISAHGDAWRTYRRVMTNGLQFFNEKPFVENIQLLCDIIEEKNQKTQKQAIKVSPLIQRLALDNISQVLLSFDFGTLKNDLNPLHRHLIRIKKQIFDPFFLTFPFLDQLPIPKRKRGFEDVKKFREILVTTVRKQLVDNYKFEQIQSVSSDLIRAHNNEVINYKQLSDNIVILLVAGHENPQLAITTALYLLAKYEQTWQMRIIDEIKHINVEDIKELATLPCLNSFIFEAIRFYPPLNTIINRCTSRKCQLGTDIVIPKGTYVGYNNFGNSHNVASWGITADSFEPERWGNDIETIMKNWKIAKNNCTLSSFHGGRRACLGEKLALVELRITIAGLLQRFHITLGSEWDEKMTPAGPLCPLDLQLNFEPRKDRKIN, encoded by the coding sequence ATGGCTTTTTACTTAGGTCTTGGACTATCAAGTTTACTCTTCGTGGCTATTTTTCTATTCAAGGTAATAATACCACCTTTCAATTTCCCGAGAAATATTCCCACAATCCCATTTTATGTCATATTCTTaccttcatttttcaacattgaCCAAACTGAGCTTTATAACAACTATCTAAAAAAGCCTTTAGAAAGGTATGGTGCagttaatatattttttggttCTAGATGGAACATTTTAGTTTCGAAGCCTGAGTATTTGGCCCAAATTTTCAGAGATGAGAACACTTTTGCTAAAAGTGGGAACCAAAAAAAGATTCCCTACAGCATACTTGCTGCATATACTggagaaaatattataagcGCACATGGAGATGCATGGAGAACCTATAGGCGTGTTATGACAAATGGTTTACAGttctttaatgaaaaaccatttgttgaaaatatccAACTTCTTTGTGATATCATTGAGGAAAAGAACCAGAAAACCCAGAAACAGGCAATCAAGGTTAGTCCTCTTATTCAAAGATTAGCATTAGATAACATTTCACAAGTCCTATTGAGTTTTGATTTCGGTACTCTGAAAAATGATCTTAATCCTTTACACAGGCATTTGATCAGAATaaagaaacaaatattcgatccatttttcttgacTTTCCCATTTTTAGATCAGCTTCCAATtccaaaaagaaagagaggGTTTGAAGATgtgaaaaaattcagaGAAATCTTGGTTACTACAGTGAGAAAACAACTAGTTGATAATTACAAATTCGAACAGATCCAGTCTGTGTCAAGTGACCTAATAAGGGCACATAATAACGAAGTAATCAACTACAAACAGCTCTCAGATAATATTGTAATTCTATTGGTTGCTGGTCATGAAAACCCGCAGTTGGCTATAACTACTGCACTCTATCTTTTGGCTAAGTACGAGCAAACATGGCAGATGAGGATTATTGACGAAATCAAACATATTAATGTTGAAGATATTAAGGAATTAGCAACTTTACCTTGCTTAAACtcatttatatttgaagCGATACGATTTTACCCACCTTTGAACACAATCATTAATAGGTGTACTTCAAGAAAATGCCAATTGGGTACCGATATTGTTATACCAAAGGGCACATATGTAGGGTACAATAACTTTGGTAACTCACACAATGTTGCAAGCTGGGGTATTACAGCCGACTCTTTCGAGCCAGAAAGATGGGGGAACGATATTGAAAcgataatgaaaaactGGAAAATagcaaaaaataattgtaCATTGAGTTCCTTTCATGGAGGACGTAGAGCATGTTTAGGAGAAAAACTAGCTCTTGTCGAACTCAGAATCACTATTGCTGGATTATTACAGAGATTTCATATTACGCTTGGATCAGAATGGGATGAAAAAATGACGCCTGCCGGACCTCTATGCCCATTAGACTTGCAGTTGAACTTTGAACCTAGAAAGGATAGGAAAATTAATTGA
- the URH1 gene encoding trifunctional uridine nucleosidase/nicotinamide riboside hydrolase/nicotinic acid riboside hydrolase (similar to Saccharomyces cerevisiae URH1 (YDR400W); ancestral locus Anc_5.492): MTITKIPIWLDCDPGHDDAIAILISTFHPAFDLRGISTCYGNSSPKNTNYNARSLLTAMGMSRSIPVYKGAKRPWVRHTHYAEDIHGVTGLDGTSLLPTPSFKCKKDITYLDAVEKEILKFDGELTFVSTGAMTSIATLMKSKPYLKEKIKFISIMGGGIGIGNKNINLSAEFNIWVDPQAAQFVLKDPILKDKCILSPLNLTHKAIANEIIFQRILADGHSKLRRLYFELFEFFYHTYKDIQGFSSGPPVHDPMTLYPILEFYEIESQDIVNFQYKRMDLEVITDLKDPDVGKIYPIVQYDETLQHGLNISGIGTIVGFDINIDYFWDQVLESLELAAKHSTID, from the coding sequence ATGACAATCACAAAAATACCTATTTGGCTAGATTGTGATCCTGGTCATGACGACGCTATCGCTATCTTAATCTCAACCTTCCATCCTGCCTTTGATCTAAGAGGTATAAGCACATGTTACGGGAATTCAAGCCCCAAGAATACAAATTACAACGCAAGATCTCTATTAACCGCTATGGGTATGAGTCGTTCTATCCCCGTTTATAAAGGCGCAAAGAGGCCTTGGGTGAGACACACACATTATGCAGAGGATATACACGGTGTGACAGGATTGGATGGCACGTCATTGCTACCAACTCCGTCATTTAAATGTAAGAAAGATATAACCTACTTGGACGCAGtagaaaaggaaattttgaagtttgatGGTGAGTTAACTTTTGTATCTACTGGTGCCATGACATCCATTGCAACGCTAATGAAATCTAAGCCTTATCTGAAggaaaagattaaatttATAAGTATTATGGGTGGTGGGATAGGGATAGGTAATAAAAACATTAATTTAAGTGCAGAATTTAATATCTGGGTAGACCCACAGGCAGCTCAGTTTGTCTTGAAGGatccaattttgaaggaTAAATGTATCCTCTCACCTTTAAATTTGACACATAAAGCTATAGcaaatgaaataatattccaaaGAATCTTAGCAGACGGTCATTCTAAGTTAAGAAGGTTATATTTCGAATTGTTCGAATTCTTTTACCACACTTATAAGGATATTCAAGGTTTTTCATCGGGACCTCCCGTACATGATCCGATGACTCTTTACCCCATACttgaattttatgaaattgaatcacAGGATATAGTCAATTTCCAATACAAGAGAATGGATTTAGAAGTAATTACCGATCTTAAGGATCCAGACGTAGGGAAGATATACCCGATAGTTCAATATGACGAAACGCTACAGCATGGGCTCAACATAAGTGGTATCGGAACGATAGTCGGATTTGATATCAATATTGACTATTTTTGGGATCAAGTATTAGAGTCATTGGAACTTGCAGCCAAACACTCAACAATcgattaa